In Archocentrus centrarchus isolate MPI-CPG fArcCen1 chromosome 1, fArcCen1, whole genome shotgun sequence, the following proteins share a genomic window:
- the LOC115787434 gene encoding prostaglandin E2 receptor EP1 subtype-like, with product MLALSHYNSSAPLLLPRVANDSGGKVEVRADVEGLPHHGNLTFEEPTAGGAFVVILSMTLGIISNIVALFILVNAYSLQRRRAKATFLLFATSLVITDSIGHVIPGALVLRLYLSGGARPQYVNSSDGMCQFLGGSMVFFGLCPLFMGCAMAAERCLGVTKPLLHSSLVTKTRTKICLSVIWLAALSVALLPCFQLGSYTYQEPGTWCFIKVLSDTKEVDVAFVVLFSGLGLASLAVALVCNTISGLTLVLARLRRQPGSHHSAKSHDIEMVVQLVGIMVTSCICWSPLLIFGLMSVIHSYTGTIGHNLANYETLMVMGVRLAAWNQILDPWVYILLRRTVLRKIYLIVKCQAGLRGTVLGRWEPSSFHSSEKNDVDQG from the exons ATGTTAGCTTTGAGCCACTACAACTCCTCAGCCCCCCTTCTTCTCCCTCGTGTGGCTAATGACAGTGGAGGGAAGGTGGAGGTCAGGGCTGATGTTGAAGGGCTGCCACATCATGGAAACCTCACCTTTGAAGAGCCGACCGCCGGTGGGGCTTTCGTTGTCATATTGTCCATGACGCTGGGCATCATCTCCAATATTGTGGCCCTCTTCATCCTGGTTAATGCCTACTCCCTCCAGCGCCGGCGCGCCAAAGCTACATTCCTTCTGTTTGCCACTTCACTGGTGATTACAGACTCTATTGGCCATGTGATTCCTGGTGCCCTGGTTCTCCGACTCTACCTCTCTGGAGGTGCGAGGCCTCAGTATGTCAACTCCTCTGATGGGATGTGCCAGTTCCTCGGTGGCAGCATGGTGTTCTTTGGACTATGCCCTCTCTTCATGGGCTGCGCCATGGCTGCTGAGCGATGCCTGGGTGTTACTAAACCGCTGCTGCACTCATCTTTGGTCACAAAAACACGTACAAAAATTTGCCTTTCTGTCATCTGGCTGGCAGCCCTGAGTGTGGCCTTGCTGCCCTGTTTTCAGCTGGGTTCCTACACCTATCAGGAACCAGGGACCTGGTGTTTCATCAAAGTGCTCAGTGACACTAAGGAGGTGGATGTGGCGTTTGTAGTGCTGTTCTCTGGACTTGGTCTGGCCTCTCTAGCTGTGGCCCTGGTGTGTAACACCATCAGTGGACTGACTTTGGTCCTCGCCCGGCTCAGGAGGCAGCCCGGCTCCCATCACTCAGCCAAGTCCCACGACATAGAGATGGTGGTGCAGCTTGTTGGAATAATGGTCACCTCATGTATCTGCTGGAGCCCTCTGCTG ATCTTTGGCCTGATGTCCGTGATCCACTCCTACACGGGGACCATTGGGCACAACTTGGCAAACTACGAAACTCTGATGGTGATGGGAGTGAGGCTGGCCGCGTGGAACCAGATCCTCGACCCCTGGGTCTACATCCTGTTGCGTCGCACTGTGCTCCGCAAAATCTACCTCATTGTTAAGTGCCAAGCAGGCCTGAGGGGTACTGTTTTGGGCCGTTGGGAGCCATCCTCGTTTCACAGCTCAGAGAAGAATGATGTAGACCAAGGCTGA